A window of Candidatus Niyogibacteria bacterium contains these coding sequences:
- the mltG gene encoding endolytic transglycosylase MltG, with the protein MEKMIKLTAYLQDIEVLKSEVLISAFKAVDRADFMPKEAREMAYLDEALPIGESQTISQPYTVAFMLELLNPRPGEKIMDIGAGSGWQSAILAAVVSSGKSEGKVFSIERLPYLCEFGKKNIEKYNFIKKGIIKHYCQDALEGLADEAPFDKIIAAAALNVQHRMLNIFDIVPLAWKNQLKINGVIVVPIGSSIWKFIKKEDNVFEKQEFPGFAFVPFVYPVRSKTPEPSTVPFATERTPVKNKIKILSLMLAGVLFLTGIFYYLFFSPPYREFPEKTEKIFNVEKGKNLSEISRDLKNKGFVKNNFVFKTVFSLMAGENKIKAGDYLFEKPLSVWEIKNRLAKGIYGIAPLKVTIPEGWTVKDIGFYFENLGTFSAEEFYSLFTQEEGYLFPDTYFFNADNLNPEIIAKTMRENFEKKITPEITAEIERQGKNLKEIIIMASIIEKEMGSDDDARVISGILWKRFEAGMGLQADATLTYIIAKPSLKLTEEDLAVDSPYNTYKYRGLPPAPISNPGLKAIQAAIFPEKSPYWYYLHDREGQPHYAVTFEEHIENKQKYLQ; encoded by the coding sequence ATGGAGAAAATGATTAAATTAACCGCTTATTTGCAGGATATCGAAGTGTTGAAATCCGAAGTTTTAATTTCAGCTTTTAAGGCCGTTGACCGCGCGGATTTTATGCCGAAAGAGGCGCGGGAAATGGCTTATCTTGACGAGGCCTTGCCGATCGGCGAAAGCCAGACTATTTCTCAGCCCTATACGGTGGCGTTTATGCTGGAACTTTTAAATCCCCGGCCGGGCGAAAAAATAATGGATATTGGCGCGGGTTCGGGCTGGCAGTCGGCAATTTTAGCGGCCGTGGTTTCTTCCGGCAAATCCGAAGGAAAGGTGTTTTCCATTGAACGGCTCCCTTATCTTTGCGAATTTGGAAAGAAAAATATAGAAAAATATAATTTTATAAAAAAAGGGATAATAAAGCATTATTGCCAAGACGCTTTGGAAGGATTGGCGGATGAAGCGCCGTTTGACAAAATTATCGCCGCGGCCGCGCTTAATGTCCAACATCGGATGTTGAACATATTTGACATTGTGCCTCTGGCTTGGAAAAATCAGCTGAAAATCAACGGGGTGATTGTCGTGCCGATCGGTTCTTCTATCTGGAAATTCATTAAAAAAGAAGACAATGTTTTTGAAAAACAAGAATTTCCCGGCTTTGCTTTTGTGCCGTTTGTTTACCCCGTTAGAAGTAAGACGCCAGAGCCGTCTACCGTTCCGTTTGCAACGGAACGAACTCCCGTTAAAAATAAAATAAAAATTTTATCATTAATGCTTGCCGGCGTTTTATTTTTAACAGGCATATTTTATTATTTGTTTTTTTCTCCGCCGTACCGCGAATTTCCGGAGAAAACGGAAAAAATTTTTAATGTTGAAAAGGGAAAAAATTTAAGCGAAATTTCCCGGGATTTAAAAAATAAAGGATTTGTAAAAAACAATTTTGTTTTTAAAACGGTCTTTTCGCTGATGGCCGGGGAGAATAAAATCAAAGCGGGCGATTATTTGTTTGAGAAGCCGCTTTCCGTCTGGGAGATTAAAAATCGCCTGGCAAAAGGAATTTACGGAATAGCGCCGTTAAAAGTTACCATTCCCGAGGGTTGGACAGTTAAAGACATCGGGTTTTATTTTGAAAATTTAGGGACATTTTCTGCCGAAGAATTTTATTCGCTTTTTACTCAAGAAGAAGGTTATTTGTTTCCCGACACTTATTTTTTTAACGCTGATAACTTAAATCCGGAAATTATCGCAAAAACAATGCGGGAAAATTTTGAAAAAAAAATAACGCCGGAGATAACGGCGGAAATTGAACGGCAAGGAAAAAATCTTAAAGAAATAATTATTATGGCTTCAATCATTGAAAAAGAAATGGGCTCGGACGATGACGCCCGCGTCATTTCCGGCATTTTATGGAAAAGGTTTGAAGCCGGAATGGGTCTGCAAGCGGACGCGACTCTTACTTACATTATTGCTAAACCGTCGCTTAAATTAACGGAAGAAGATTTAGCCGTTGATTCGCCGTATAACACTTATAAATATCGCGGTTTGCCGCCGGCGCCTATTTCAAATCCCGGACTTAAAGCTATTCAGGCGGCGATTTTTCCGGAAAAATCGCCTTACTGGTATTATCTTCATGACCGCGAAGGCCAGCCGCATTATGCCGTTACGTTTGAAGAACATATTGAAAATAAGCAAAAATATTTGCAATAA
- the rplQ gene encoding 50S ribosomal protein L17 → MRHQKKNRKFGLVRKVRRALLKGLSRSLIKYERIKTTEAKAKELRPLVERLVTKSKIDTIHHRRRAARLLGKEETKKIFTEIAPRYLERSGGYTRIVKLQRRKKDDARMAIIEFI, encoded by the coding sequence ATGAGGCATCAGAAAAAAAACAGAAAATTCGGGTTAGTGCGGAAAGTAAGGCGAGCGCTTTTAAAAGGGCTTAGCCGGTCTTTGATAAAATATGAGCGCATAAAAACCACCGAAGCTAAAGCAAAAGAACTGCGCCCTTTAGTGGAGCGCTTGGTCACAAAATCAAAGATAGACACGATCCATCATCGCCGTCGCGCGGCGCGCCTGCTCGGCAAAGAAGAAACAAAAAAAATTTTCACGGAAATCGCTCCGCGTTATCTTGAACGATCGGGAGGATATACGCGGATTGTTAAATTACAAAGAAGAAAAAAAGACGATGCCCGAATGGCGATAATTGAATTTATATGA
- a CDS encoding DNA-directed RNA polymerase subunit alpha codes for MEIILPSKPKIIEETEFKGVYEIEGLYPGYGHTLGNSLRRILLSSLPGAAIITVKISGVEHEFSTIEGVKEDVINILLNLKNIRLKIHAEEPQILTLRAEKQKKITAKDIKTPSQVEIINKDAPIATLTSKNSKLNAEIVAIKGIGYVPREMIVKDKVEVGTMVLDAIFTPIKKVNYEVENMRVGDRTDFNRLRISLQTDGTISPKEAFESAVNIMIKQLKAISGWKESEMKEDKEAPQLKNVVLSKKETPEKINPVKFRGAKDLTGVKIEDLNLSSRILSALKEAGIKTIGGLTKKKEENLLKIEGFGKKALEEIKESLNNLGLSLKE; via the coding sequence ATGGAAATAATATTACCATCTAAACCAAAAATTATTGAAGAAACCGAATTCAAGGGTGTTTATGAAATTGAAGGCTTATATCCGGGTTATGGCCACACTTTAGGCAATAGTTTAAGAAGAATACTTCTTTCTTCTTTGCCCGGCGCGGCGATTATTACGGTTAAAATAAGCGGCGTGGAACACGAATTTTCCACGATTGAAGGAGTAAAAGAAGACGTTATTAATATACTTTTGAATCTTAAAAATATTCGTTTGAAGATCCATGCCGAAGAGCCTCAGATTCTTACTTTAAGAGCGGAAAAACAAAAAAAGATAACCGCCAAAGACATTAAAACTCCTTCTCAAGTGGAAATTATCAATAAGGACGCGCCGATCGCGACTTTAACTTCAAAAAACAGCAAATTAAACGCTGAAATTGTTGCGATAAAAGGCATCGGTTATGTTCCTCGCGAAATGATCGTGAAAGATAAAGTTGAAGTCGGAACTATGGTGCTTGACGCGATTTTTACGCCGATTAAAAAAGTAAACTACGAGGTGGAAAATATGCGGGTCGGCGACCGGACGGATTTCAACCGTTTGCGGATTTCATTGCAAACTGACGGAACGATTTCTCCAAAAGAAGCCTTTGAAAGCGCGGTGAATATAATGATTAAACAGCTGAAAGCCATTTCCGGCTGGAAAGAATCGGAAATGAAAGAGGATAAAGAGGCGCCCCAGTTAAAAAATGTTGTTTTATCTAAAAAAGAAACGCCGGAAAAAATAAACCCCGTTAAATTTCGCGGAGCGAAAGATTTAACTGGGGTAAAAATAGAAGACCTGAATCTTTCCTCGCGCATTCTTAGCGCTCTTAAAGAAGCAGGCATCAAAACAATCGGCGGTTTAACCAAGAAAAAGGAAGAAAATTTATTAAAGATTGAAGGTTTTGGAAAAAAAGCGCTTGAAGAAATTAAAGAATCGCTTAATAATTTAGGATTGTCGCTTAAAGAATAA
- the rpmG gene encoding 50S ribosomal protein L33: MSQDNLIKIQCGACKRVNYWSRKNKKKVERKIELKKFCKWCRKHTAHKESKK; this comes from the coding sequence ATGAGCCAAGATAATTTAATAAAAATTCAATGCGGCGCCTGTAAAAGAGTTAATTATTGGTCTCGCAAAAACAAGAAAAAAGTTGAGCGGAAGATTGAGCTTAAAAAATTTTGCAAATGGTGCCGGAAACACACCGCTCATAAAGAATCAAAAAAGTAA
- the rplM gene encoding 50S ribosomal protein L13 encodes MTEHEIDVKGKSLGRAASEAAAILRGKNRPDFVPHLAPKIKLKILNVNGINIKEAKKEKKFYKRYSGYPSGLKEIKMKDVLVKDSREVFRKAVWGMLPKNKLRSEMIKNLLFEK; translated from the coding sequence ATGACGGAGCATGAAATAGACGTTAAAGGAAAAAGTTTAGGCCGCGCCGCTTCGGAAGCGGCGGCGATTTTACGCGGCAAGAATCGGCCGGATTTCGTTCCGCATCTCGCGCCAAAAATAAAGCTAAAAATTTTAAACGTGAACGGGATTAATATCAAAGAAGCAAAAAAAGAAAAAAAATTTTATAAACGTTATTCCGGTTATCCTTCCGGTTTGAAAGAAATTAAAATGAAAGATGTTTTGGTGAAAGACAGCCGCGAGGTTTTTCGCAAAGCAGTTTGGGGAATGCTTCCAAAAAATAAATTAAGATCCGAAATGATTAAAAATTTACTTTTTGAAAAATAG
- the rpsI gene encoding 30S ribosomal protein S9, whose protein sequence is MLSSNLKKEKVDKKKTPKPKLEKIAVHKKKIIPEKTVDNGKKDQNYIEGVGRRKTSVARVRIIEGGKNFIVNGKDYAAYFPTLEMKRIVDGAFDKVGVLNRFGAEAHIYGGGIHSQAEALRHGLARALVKYNADFRKRLKKSSYLKRDPRMKERRKFGLKKARKSPQWKKR, encoded by the coding sequence ATGTTATCTTCAAATTTAAAAAAAGAGAAAGTGGATAAAAAAAAGACGCCTAAACCAAAACTTGAAAAAATCGCTGTCCATAAAAAGAAAATAATTCCTGAAAAAACCGTTGATAACGGAAAAAAAGATCAAAATTATATTGAAGGCGTGGGAAGAAGAAAGACTTCGGTTGCCAGAGTCAGGATTATTGAGGGCGGCAAGAATTTTATTGTGAACGGAAAGGATTATGCGGCATATTTTCCTACTTTGGAGATGAAGCGGATTGTTGATGGCGCTTTTGATAAAGTGGGCGTTTTGAATCGTTTCGGAGCAGAAGCGCATATTTACGGCGGCGGCATTCATTCCCAGGCGGAAGCGCTTCGCCACGGTTTAGCCCGCGCGCTGGTAAAATACAACGCTGATTTCAGAAAACGGCTTAAAAAATCCAGTTATTTGAAACGCGATCCTCGAATGAAAGAACGCCGCAAATTCGGCCTTAAAAAAGCCAGAAAATCCCCGCAGTGGAAGAAAAGATAA